A single window of Xylocopilactobacillus apicola DNA harbors:
- a CDS encoding glycoside hydrolase family 1 protein, with translation MKETNLFPPSFLWGGAISANQSEGAWNRDGKGASVADIMKQTEKSNEYSPEQIKELLAVKDDHKFPKRNGIDFYDTYPSDLSLLSKMHLNAFRTSIAWSRLFPTGLEDEPNPKGVEFYRNLFETMRQNNLEPIVTISHYEMPIALVLEQGGWQNHKVKDAFVHFGKTVIDLFHDLVKYWIPFNEVDSVVRHPFVSAGLLANEFSMKNEFQAMHNQYVASAQIVKFGHDKDSSLQFGCMLTGLTVYPYSCRPEDNLKAQKLRHYSYLAGDVQIKGHYPKSSYQMLHDDLQIEITKDDLAVLAEGTCDFLAFSYYMSVTVGEEDVKETDGNTIKSLKNPYLQTSDWGWQIDPLGLRILCQDLYNRFEVPLFIVENGFGAHDELKDGVIDDSYRIDYHRQHLLQLMKALNKDHIEIMGYLVWGLIDIVSSSSAEMSKRYGFIYVDQDNAGQGSKKRIPKKSYFWYREVIDSNGACLEHERTNDE, from the coding sequence ATCAAAGAGACAAACTTATTTCCCCCAAGTTTCTTATGGGGAGGAGCAATTTCAGCAAACCAATCAGAAGGCGCTTGGAATCGGGATGGTAAAGGGGCATCAGTTGCTGATATTATGAAGCAAACAGAGAAGTCTAATGAATATTCTCCTGAACAAATTAAGGAATTATTAGCTGTTAAAGATGATCATAAATTCCCTAAACGAAATGGCATTGATTTTTATGACACTTATCCAAGTGATTTATCTTTACTGAGTAAAATGCATTTGAACGCATTTCGTACTTCAATTGCTTGGAGTCGTTTATTTCCAACTGGTCTGGAAGATGAGCCGAATCCCAAAGGTGTTGAGTTTTATCGTAATTTGTTTGAAACAATGCGCCAAAATAATTTGGAACCGATTGTGACTATTTCGCATTATGAAATGCCGATTGCTTTAGTGCTTGAACAAGGCGGTTGGCAAAATCATAAGGTAAAGGATGCATTTGTTCATTTTGGTAAAACTGTTATTGATTTATTTCATGATTTAGTTAAATACTGGATTCCTTTTAATGAAGTTGATAGTGTTGTCCGGCACCCGTTTGTTAGTGCAGGTTTATTAGCAAATGAATTTTCAATGAAAAATGAATTTCAAGCCATGCATAACCAATATGTTGCCAGTGCCCAAATTGTTAAATTTGGGCATGATAAAGATTCGAGCTTGCAGTTTGGTTGTATGTTGACGGGTTTGACAGTATATCCTTATTCTTGTCGCCCGGAAGATAATCTTAAGGCCCAAAAACTTCGCCATTACTCTTATTTGGCGGGAGATGTGCAAATAAAAGGACATTACCCTAAATCATCTTATCAAATGCTGCATGATGATTTACAAATTGAAATTACTAAAGACGATTTAGCTGTGCTTGCTGAGGGAACTTGTGATTTTCTAGCATTTAGTTACTATATGTCTGTTACTGTCGGTGAAGAAGACGTTAAAGAGACTGACGGAAACACAATTAAAAGTTTGAAAAATCCTTATTTACAAACTAGTGATTGGGGTTGGCAAATCGATCCGCTTGGTCTGAGAATTTTATGTCAGGATTTATATAATCGTTTTGAAGTACCATTGTTTATTGTAGAAAATGGATTTGGCGCTCATGATGAACTTAAAGATGGAGTTATTGACGATTCGTACCGCATTGATTATCATCGGCAACATTTACTACAGTTGATGAAAGCGCTTAATAAAGATCATATTGAAATTATGGGTTATTTAGTTTGGGGGTTAATCGATATTGTAAGTTCATCATCTGCTGAAATGAGCAAACGTTATGGATTTATCTATGTTGATCAAGATAATGCAGGTCAAGGGTCGAAAAAAAGAATTCCTAAGAAAAGTTATTTTTGGTACCGTGAAGTTATTGATTCAAATGGTGCATGTTTAGAACATGAAAGGACAAATGATGAATGA